A region of Fibrobacter sp. DNA encodes the following proteins:
- a CDS encoding fibro-slime domain-containing protein, translating into MWCNEKKRAVQLRPLKLLSTLFLTLSTAAIAANYTADVDYDGTIFYKVVNNNGTQSQSCRTAGDGISYSTTQLNKRNFIFYIDDKCSKELVNIPGSQLFKSGNNVSLTIAEDGTWKAEAPKPSDPGKPGAESSSSSAKSSSSVATEPGKDPGATQPGDKDPGKNPGGNTGTKKKVINFLTPWTNTNAILFLNGDSVATMTALDKYCGWFKASVTPSEAGLNVFFKQTIGTNFVGAEGMVSEEPTAATEINLDSIAALTDTIWVQGYKNDAPAVFSKYPGVLGDCPLKKFPVTVFDWLHGTGGDGDGKGQNGDPANGISADFGSGGCNSVKGMVQYDLGKNGVPVPSDPFPSKCLRTTHLADWFLPEVVAKDDKGNEYTNMTCRDIYISMDDEGFWLAEVSKDRISKGNENNKGGMFLLDDFKYLDDAGTIENPYFDWLNGSGGNHNFGFTVKIQAQFEYVPGQYFDFYGDDDVWVFIDRRLAVDIGGQHAQEAGAVLLDTIGQNNGKKLVPGETYDFHIFYVERHTSSSNFRMRTSIDLQVDASIFVTSDKRGTATNYGVWQINKKNKLSCGLDASNTEVDTTGGASNFRLTGGNLAEPEILEPGKTYYEGLVILNDSTFSIDSAKIVDNYALAPGHYFLEITLKSDPSQSTVIEITIPSYAIPTVAFADDKWKILGKEVSGDTLQIGDWAYATYQVNITFLEEWAQVSTYNKKINLTFSDPNIDILDTIGGKKISSVMLDENAHATFYVHANAPVEGVTLTAKGAAAAASSWINLNFKEPPIPRVSNAIIVDRNGDGRADSMFVQYDRKLKGETTLDSIQFTFGEAFATTTKYIVLDNGTDLVITAETMGNECSDDNCGFGSRQFTGGNSEPYTGKINSWFTYSKDGKSTQFNTENDPIDDGVGPIILKAVKAKRSDGNRELTLTLSEAITDESRDAYLEMFELICMRAGVKENPENPVQQGGSDNTVILIYSPSTEDAIMPDNGDLIHFAVDENTITQDLLGNLPHKNNPWVTITGDQELSNESPGVVAVGEDPYGIISKKETTQPTLITNTTQDAQSIGDSLGVQGNLIDFDISKIMFEETQKDINALDAFVESKLGSTTSYDTVITSMTETEARDMIFQDIAAGVLGGEVGEGYTISDETVAAVMEGTITAENYTSKLPKDQVAAIKMLIDVSVENSRDTTISIGNISTVTQADLYDAIRRGDMDEELKKAGVSETLIEAIKNGTLNEYNVEEFRNGSKSLVSDDAVELYYQTRYYSQLGEYVGGDANTIRCSDESVYGEGGCLKNKGKIFLAWNMRADDGRVVGTGVYIARLQIKIKVNGKTTMDQTRDKLWGVRRGQVNQLDLEM; encoded by the coding sequence ATGTGGTGTAATGAAAAGAAGAGGGCAGTTCAGCTGCGCCCCTTAAAATTGTTGAGTACATTATTCCTGACTTTGAGTACCGCCGCCATTGCGGCGAACTATACCGCCGATGTCGACTACGACGGTACAATTTTCTATAAGGTCGTAAACAACAATGGCACCCAGAGCCAATCCTGCAGAACGGCTGGCGACGGAATCAGCTATTCGACAACCCAGCTGAACAAGAGAAATTTCATATTCTACATCGACGACAAGTGCTCCAAGGAACTGGTCAATATTCCCGGTAGCCAGCTTTTCAAAAGCGGAAACAACGTTTCACTGACCATCGCCGAAGACGGAACCTGGAAGGCAGAGGCACCCAAGCCCTCTGACCCGGGAAAGCCCGGTGCAGAATCCTCCTCATCTTCCGCAAAAAGCAGTTCCTCTGTCGCTACTGAACCAGGTAAGGATCCCGGTGCAACTCAGCCCGGTGACAAGGACCCGGGCAAGAACCCAGGCGGAAACACCGGAACCAAGAAGAAGGTCATCAACTTCCTTACTCCCTGGACAAACACCAACGCCATTCTTTTCCTGAACGGCGATTCCGTCGCCACCATGACCGCACTTGACAAGTACTGCGGTTGGTTCAAGGCATCCGTCACACCTTCCGAGGCAGGACTCAATGTTTTCTTCAAGCAGACCATCGGTACGAATTTCGTAGGCGCGGAAGGCATGGTAAGTGAAGAGCCTACTGCCGCCACAGAAATCAACCTGGATTCCATCGCAGCCCTTACCGACACCATTTGGGTGCAGGGCTACAAGAATGACGCCCCCGCCGTATTCAGCAAGTACCCCGGCGTTCTGGGAGACTGCCCCCTGAAGAAGTTCCCGGTAACAGTCTTTGACTGGCTCCACGGCACTGGCGGCGATGGTGATGGAAAGGGACAAAACGGCGACCCCGCCAACGGTATCAGCGCTGACTTCGGTTCTGGTGGCTGTAACAGCGTCAAAGGCATGGTCCAGTACGACTTGGGCAAGAATGGTGTTCCTGTTCCCTCCGATCCCTTCCCGTCAAAGTGCTTGAGAACCACCCATCTAGCCGACTGGTTCCTGCCAGAAGTTGTAGCCAAGGACGACAAGGGCAACGAATATACCAACATGACCTGCCGAGACATTTACATCTCCATGGATGACGAAGGTTTCTGGCTGGCAGAAGTTTCCAAGGATCGCATTTCCAAGGGTAACGAGAACAACAAGGGCGGCATGTTCCTGTTGGATGATTTCAAGTATCTTGATGATGCGGGCACTATCGAGAACCCCTATTTCGACTGGCTCAACGGCAGCGGTGGCAACCACAACTTTGGCTTTACCGTAAAGATCCAGGCCCAGTTCGAATATGTTCCCGGTCAGTACTTCGACTTCTATGGTGACGATGACGTGTGGGTGTTCATCGATAGGCGCCTTGCCGTAGATATCGGTGGCCAGCACGCCCAGGAAGCAGGTGCAGTGCTCCTTGACACCATCGGTCAGAACAACGGCAAGAAACTGGTTCCCGGCGAGACCTATGATTTCCATATCTTCTACGTAGAACGCCACACTAGTTCCTCCAACTTCCGCATGCGTACTTCCATTGACCTGCAGGTGGACGCATCCATCTTTGTCACCTCCGACAAGCGCGGTACTGCAACCAATTACGGCGTATGGCAGATCAACAAGAAGAACAAGCTCTCCTGCGGCCTCGACGCAAGCAACACCGAAGTGGATACTACCGGCGGTGCATCCAACTTCCGTCTTACTGGAGGTAACCTGGCAGAACCCGAGATTCTTGAACCGGGCAAGACATATTACGAAGGCCTTGTCATCCTTAACGATTCTACCTTCAGTATCGACTCCGCAAAGATCGTAGACAATTACGCCCTGGCTCCCGGCCATTACTTCCTGGAAATTACCTTGAAGTCCGATCCCAGCCAGTCCACCGTCATTGAAATCACCATTCCGTCTTACGCCATTCCGACCGTAGCCTTTGCAGACGACAAGTGGAAGATTCTTGGCAAGGAAGTAAGCGGCGATACCCTACAGATCGGTGACTGGGCATACGCCACCTACCAGGTGAACATCACCTTCTTGGAAGAATGGGCACAGGTCTCTACTTACAACAAGAAGATCAACCTGACCTTCTCCGACCCAAACATTGACATTCTGGATACCATCGGCGGAAAGAAGATTTCCAGCGTCATGCTGGACGAGAACGCCCACGCCACATTCTACGTCCACGCCAACGCTCCTGTCGAAGGCGTAACGCTTACCGCCAAGGGCGCCGCCGCGGCAGCATCCTCCTGGATCAACCTGAACTTCAAGGAACCGCCTATTCCCCGTGTGTCTAACGCCATCATCGTCGACCGCAACGGCGACGGCCGTGCCGACAGCATGTTCGTCCAGTACGATCGCAAGCTGAAGGGCGAGACCACCCTGGACTCCATCCAGTTCACCTTCGGCGAAGCCTTTGCAACAACTACCAAGTACATTGTGCTGGATAACGGAACCGACCTGGTCATTACTGCCGAAACCATGGGCAATGAATGCTCCGACGACAACTGTGGATTTGGCAGCCGTCAATTCACCGGTGGCAACAGCGAGCCCTACACCGGCAAGATCAATTCCTGGTTTACTTACTCCAAGGACGGCAAGTCCACCCAGTTCAATACGGAAAACGATCCCATCGACGATGGCGTCGGCCCCATCATTCTCAAGGCCGTCAAGGCCAAGCGTAGCGATGGCAACCGCGAACTGACTCTGACTCTCAGTGAGGCAATCACCGACGAATCCCGCGATGCCTATCTTGAAATGTTCGAACTGATCTGCATGCGCGCCGGTGTCAAGGAAAATCCCGAGAACCCGGTACAGCAGGGCGGCAGCGACAACACCGTCATCCTGATCTACAGTCCCTCCACCGAAGACGCCATCATGCCTGACAATGGAGACCTGATCCACTTTGCAGTCGATGAAAACACAATCACTCAGGACCTTCTCGGAAATCTTCCCCACAAGAACAATCCCTGGGTAACCATCACCGGTGACCAGGAACTGAGTAACGAAAGCCCGGGTGTGGTTGCCGTTGGCGAGGACCCCTACGGAATCATCTCCAAGAAGGAAACCACCCAGCCGACCCTCATTACCAATACGACCCAGGATGCACAGAGCATCGGCGACTCCCTTGGTGTGCAAGGCAACCTGATTGACTTCGACATTTCCAAGATTATGTTCGAGGAAACCCAGAAGGACATCAACGCTCTCGACGCCTTCGTAGAATCCAAGTTGGGCAGCACCACCAGCTACGACACAGTCATCACCAGCATGACCGAGACCGAGGCAAGGGACATGATCTTCCAGGATATTGCCGCAGGTGTCCTCGGTGGCGAAGTTGGCGAAGGCTACACAATCAGCGACGAGACCGTGGCCGCAGTCATGGAAGGAACCATCACTGCAGAGAACTACACCAGCAAGCTTCCCAAGGACCAGGTGGCTGCAATCAAGATGCTGATTGACGTCAGCGTAGAAAACAGCCGCGACACCACCATCTCCATTGGCAACATTTCCACCGTCACCCAGGCAGACCTGTACGACGCAATCCGCAGGGGCGATATGGATGAGGAGTTGAAGAAGGCTGGCGTAAGCGAAACCCTTATCGAGGCAATCAAGAACGGAACCTTGAACGAATACAATGTTGAAGAATTCCGCAACGGTTCCAAGTCCCTGGTATCCGACGATGCCGTAGAACTCTACTACCAGACCCGCTACTACAGCCAGCTTGGCGAATATGTGGGCGGTGACGCAAACACCATCAGGTGCTCCGACGAATCCGTCTACGGCGAAGGCGGCTGCCTTAAGAACAAGGGCAAGATCTTCCTGGCCTGGAACATGCGTGCAGACGACGGCCGCGTGGTCGGTACCGGCGTGTACATCGCACGACTCCAGATCAAGATCAAGGTCAACGGCAAGACTACCATGGACCAGACCCGCGACAAGCTCTGGGGCGTACGTCGCGGCCAGGTAAACCAGCTGGACCTGGAAATGTAA